One Kaistella polysaccharea DNA segment encodes these proteins:
- a CDS encoding helix-turn-helix domain-containing protein, with protein sequence MQPITFENLPAAINGLIKEVRELKFIIQQSKPKEPEELLTRREACELLSVTDVTIWAWAKQGKLKTYKIGNKVMLKRSEILEVITKSITKK encoded by the coding sequence ATGCAACCAATCACTTTTGAAAATCTACCAGCCGCTATTAACGGTTTAATCAAGGAAGTCCGAGAATTAAAATTTATAATTCAGCAATCAAAACCAAAAGAACCAGAAGAGTTATTAACAAGAAGAGAAGCTTGTGAATTATTGTCTGTCACAGACGTCACAATTTGGGCGTGGGCGAAACAAGGAAAACTTAAGACATATAAAATTGGTAACAAAGTAATGCTAAAGCGTTCAGAAATTTTAGAGGTTATCACCAAAAGCATAACTAAAAAGTAA
- a CDS encoding Eco57I restriction-modification methylase domain-containing protein, whose product MVFQKDLKDESVSQEDIITKKLYKDYSLFKRELFQNLTEINPEYEALELFKKSQKLLDRFLFLLFAEDRFLLPPNSVKLILNDWDDLQDRDEEIPLYNRFKKYFNYLNTGFKGKRYDVFAYNGGLFKPDEILDNIKIDCQLLYKHTSKLAEYDFASEVDVNILGHIFENSLNDLDEIKAQLEGQEIDKSKTKRKKDGVYYTPKYITKYIVDNTVGKLCNEKKAEFGIIEDDYFTDKKRQQKTKQNLLDKLNNYRNWLLEITVLDPACGSGAFLNEALNFLILEHNYVNELETKIAGGSIVYSYDEVSILENNIYGVDLNEESVEIAKLSLWLRTAKKDRKLNDLNDKIKCGNSLIDDAKIAGEKAFDWEQEFPQIFEKGGFDVVVGNPPYVKLESIKDVSEQLAKLNYQTFAKRGDLYVLFVEKAFNIVKDKGFVSFIMPNKWLQAEYGEPLRVFFLKQRLTTLIDFGDLQIFQGATTYPCIFIAEKNTPTQEISVSVLSRNEGDFYKNIESNKQHFSHGSFTESTWVISSKKDKALLVKIQKENVSLKERIKGDAFRGVLTGYSEAFFIDIEKRNQIVNQNEKSKEILFPFLQGRDIDRYNYPTNSNYLIGTFPSFKIDIENYPAIKNHLLSFGYERLNQSGEKGGRKKTSNKWFETQDAINYWKEFKKPKIMYQKFMVKPCFVFDEDGFYCNDSMWIIPTEDKGLLTILNSKMGWWLISKFCTQIQNGYQLIWNYFGQIPVPNTTKELGEKANIMLSLNKDLGEISQKFQRTLQRKFDLEKLSKKLEKWFELSFQEFIKELQKTK is encoded by the coding sequence ATGGTATTCCAAAAAGACCTGAAAGATGAATCAGTAAGTCAAGAGGATATTATTACGAAAAAACTTTACAAAGACTATTCGCTTTTCAAAAGAGAGCTTTTTCAGAACCTCACTGAAATTAATCCTGAGTATGAAGCTTTGGAACTTTTCAAAAAATCTCAAAAACTTTTAGATAGATTTCTTTTCTTACTTTTTGCAGAAGATAGATTCCTGTTACCGCCAAATTCTGTAAAATTAATTTTAAATGATTGGGATGATTTACAAGACCGTGACGAAGAGATACCATTATACAACCGTTTTAAGAAGTATTTTAATTATTTGAATACTGGCTTCAAAGGAAAAAGATATGATGTTTTTGCCTACAATGGAGGTTTGTTTAAACCTGATGAAATTTTAGATAATATAAAAATTGATTGTCAATTACTATATAAACATACTTCTAAATTAGCAGAGTATGATTTTGCAAGTGAGGTTGATGTTAATATATTGGGGCATATTTTTGAAAATTCATTAAATGATTTAGATGAAATTAAAGCTCAATTGGAAGGGCAGGAAATTGATAAATCAAAAACTAAGCGAAAGAAAGATGGTGTTTACTACACACCCAAATATATTACAAAGTACATTGTAGATAATACAGTTGGGAAGCTATGCAATGAGAAGAAAGCAGAGTTTGGAATTATTGAAGATGATTACTTCACCGACAAAAAAAGACAGCAAAAAACCAAACAAAATCTTCTCGATAAATTAAATAATTACAGGAATTGGCTATTAGAAATTACCGTATTAGACCCTGCTTGTGGAAGTGGTGCTTTTTTAAACGAAGCTTTAAACTTTTTGATTTTAGAACATAATTATGTGAATGAATTAGAAACCAAAATTGCGGGTGGAAGTATCGTATATTCTTATGATGAAGTTAGTATTTTGGAAAATAATATTTACGGAGTAGATTTGAATGAAGAAAGTGTCGAAATAGCGAAACTTTCTTTGTGGTTACGAACCGCAAAAAAAGACCGAAAACTTAACGATTTAAATGATAAGATAAAATGTGGTAATTCTTTAATTGACGACGCTAAAATCGCGGGAGAGAAAGCATTCGATTGGGAACAAGAATTTCCCCAAATATTTGAAAAAGGAGGTTTTGATGTGGTTGTTGGAAATCCACCTTATGTGAAATTAGAAAGTATAAAAGATGTTTCAGAACAACTTGCAAAACTTAATTACCAAACATTTGCCAAGCGAGGTGATTTGTACGTCTTATTTGTTGAAAAAGCTTTCAATATTGTAAAAGATAAGGGTTTTGTTTCTTTTATTATGCCTAATAAATGGTTACAAGCAGAATATGGGGAGCCTTTGAGAGTGTTTTTTTTAAAACAAAGGTTAACCACATTAATAGATTTTGGAGACTTACAGATATTTCAAGGTGCAACGACTTACCCCTGTATTTTTATAGCTGAAAAAAATACACCAACACAAGAAATTAGTGTTTCGGTTTTAAGTAGAAATGAAGGTGACTTTTATAAAAATATAGAATCTAACAAACAACATTTTTCCCATGGTTCATTTACTGAATCCACCTGGGTAATTAGTTCAAAAAAAGATAAAGCTTTATTAGTAAAGATTCAAAAAGAAAATGTCAGTTTAAAAGAAAGAATTAAGGGTGATGCTTTCCGTGGGGTTCTGACAGGATATTCCGAAGCATTTTTTATTGATATTGAAAAGAGGAATCAAATAGTTAATCAGAATGAGAAATCAAAAGAAATTCTTTTCCCATTCTTACAAGGTAGAGATATTGACAGATATAATTATCCTACGAATTCCAATTATCTCATTGGAACATTTCCCTCTTTCAAAATCGACATTGAAAATTATCCTGCAATAAAAAATCATTTATTATCATTCGGCTACGAACGATTAAACCAAAGCGGAGAGAAAGGTGGGAGGAAAAAAACTTCTAACAAATGGTTTGAAACTCAAGATGCTATTAATTATTGGAAAGAATTTAAGAAGCCTAAAATCATGTATCAGAAATTCATGGTTAAACCTTGTTTTGTTTTTGATGAAGATGGATTTTATTGTAATGATTCAATGTGGATTATTCCAACAGAAGATAAAGGATTATTAACGATATTAAATTCAAAAATGGGATGGTGGCTAATTTCAAAATTCTGCACTCAAATTCAGAACGGTTATCAATTGATTTGGAATTATTTTGGACAGATTCCTGTTCCAAATACTACCAAAGAACTTGGAGAAAAGGCGAATATAATGCTTAGTCTTAATAAAGATTTAGGGGAAATTTCACAAAAGTTTCAGCGGACACTGCAAAGAAAATTTGATTTAGAAAAACTGTCTAAAAAATTAGAGAAATGGTTTGAACTCTCTTTTCAGGAATTCATTAAAGAACTTCAAAAAACAAAATAA
- a CDS encoding site-specific integrase, protein MKIKFFLYDTENDLKKIFVRLRDGRRFDKVAWTEKQTLKKLWNPNKEEIRDKTIIQNNGDNVTQTINDSREQTNSFLADLRTYLTARYNDDFPKSLTLDKNWLREQIKAYSNRVDFTESTSSKYYLTEWIQAYLSEKKNLINSKTGKPLSQQTIKSYKSNLAKLKKFESYQKKHYRFEELTHNDFYKDFIHWCRNCENLNDNTTGKAVTILKTFFGLIKDEDLPICLDFEKKNKFVGVSESTSDIYLNEDEINKIFNLDLSNNLRLDNVRDRFIIGLWTGLRISDFKRLDTENIKKGVITIETQKTKKKVSIGIHPQLKAVLDKRDGEFPPEISDQKFNEYVKEVVELAQITNKVTASKMVKLSDKNGNILKDEKGNNIFRKVKGIYPKYEVVSSHTCRRSFCTNLYKSKKLPLSILMSLSGHSSETQFIEYIKISTEENAALMNDYFNHNLSGDNLIAPLQIAN, encoded by the coding sequence ATGAAAATTAAATTCTTTCTTTACGATACTGAAAACGACTTAAAAAAAATATTTGTTAGACTGCGGGATGGACGCAGATTTGACAAGGTAGCTTGGACTGAAAAACAGACTTTAAAAAAACTTTGGAATCCCAACAAGGAAGAAATTAGAGATAAAACTATAATTCAAAATAACGGTGACAATGTTACCCAAACAATAAACGATAGTAGAGAGCAAACAAATAGCTTTCTTGCCGACTTGAGAACATACCTTACTGCACGTTATAACGATGATTTCCCCAAATCACTAACCCTTGATAAAAACTGGTTGAGGGAGCAGATAAAGGCATATTCTAATCGTGTCGACTTTACCGAATCTACTTCTTCCAAATATTATCTTACGGAATGGATTCAAGCATATTTATCTGAAAAAAAGAACCTCATCAATTCTAAAACTGGTAAACCTCTTTCTCAACAAACAATTAAAAGTTACAAGAGTAATTTGGCGAAACTCAAAAAGTTTGAATCATATCAAAAAAAACATTACAGATTTGAAGAATTAACTCATAACGATTTCTACAAAGATTTTATTCATTGGTGTAGGAACTGTGAAAATCTCAACGATAATACCACTGGCAAAGCAGTGACAATTCTTAAAACGTTCTTTGGATTAATTAAAGACGAAGATTTGCCAATATGTTTAGATTTTGAAAAGAAAAACAAATTTGTGGGAGTTTCAGAAAGCACTTCAGATATTTATCTAAATGAGGATGAAATTAATAAAATCTTCAATTTAGATTTATCTAATAATTTACGTTTGGATAATGTTCGAGATAGATTTATTATAGGACTTTGGACGGGATTGAGGATAAGTGACTTCAAGCGATTGGATACAGAAAACATAAAAAAGGGAGTAATCACAATCGAAACACAGAAAACTAAAAAAAAAGTTTCTATAGGTATTCATCCTCAGTTAAAAGCTGTTTTGGACAAAAGAGACGGTGAGTTCCCACCCGAAATTAGTGACCAGAAATTCAATGAATATGTAAAAGAAGTAGTTGAACTTGCACAGATTACTAATAAAGTTACGGCATCAAAAATGGTTAAGTTGTCAGATAAAAATGGAAATATATTAAAAGATGAAAAAGGAAATAATATATTTCGGAAAGTCAAAGGCATTTATCCAAAATATGAAGTAGTATCAAGTCATACTTGTCGCAGGTCATTCTGCACTAATCTTTATAAGTCTAAAAAACTTCCACTATCAATACTAATGAGTTTGTCAGGACATTCATCTGAAACTCAATTTATTGAATACATTAAAATTTCCACAGAAGAAAATGCTGCACTAATGAATGACTATTTTAATCATAATCTGTCTGGAGACAATTTAATAGCACCATTACAAATAGCAAACTAA